A genomic segment from Pseudorca crassidens isolate mPseCra1 chromosome 6, mPseCra1.hap1, whole genome shotgun sequence encodes:
- the SPATA3 gene encoding spermatogenesis-associated protein 3, with protein MKKGKGQKSKARRRGSASQHASSEGTGSSPQPPSPPPTRPPPSTPTTPPPSSGVTSQPSSESVPPQPVPQALPAPEVSRWARGVVSPDTGTKASPRSSKTGSVTQAGPRACCSCSACPGSSACWHRLGLCHSRIFDVLLPRAWPTMPGRGFPNLLTFYRRPASKHSTHRNLRAPSPWDCCCGSGSPRSCLLHH; from the exons ATGAAGAAGGGCAAGGGGCAGAAGTCGAAGGCCAGGCGCCGAGGCTCCGCCTCCCAGCACGCCAGCTCCGAAGGCACCGGATCCAGCCCGCAGCCGCCCAGCCCCCCGCCCACCCGGCCGCCGCCCAGCACCCCGACCACGCCGCCGCCCAGCTCTGGAGTCACCTCACAGCCCAGCAGTGAATCCGTCCCCCCGCAGCCCGTGCCCCAGGCTCTCCCAGCTCCCGAAGTCAGCCGCTGGGCTCGGGGCGTCGTGTCTCCGGACACTGGCACAAAAGCATCCCCTCGATCCAGCAAAACAG GGTCTGTGACGCAAGCGGGCCCGCGCGCCTGCTGTTCCTGTTCCGCTTGTCCCGGCAGCTCTGCTTGCTGGCATCGTCTGGGCCTGTGCCACAGCCGCATCTTCGATGTCCTTCTGCCTCGGGCCTGGCCGACCATGCCGGGGAGAGGATTCCCAAACCTCCTCACCTTCTACAG AAGACCTGCAAGTAAACATTCCACTCATCGTAACTTGCGTGCTCCGAGCCCTTGGGACTGTTGCTGTGGCTCTGGGAGCCCTAGGAGCTGCCTACTACATCACTGA